The genomic DNA CAAGTGACGGGACCAGCACGCTTCAAGCGCAGAATGGTACTTCTACCGATGCTTCATCAGACGATCGATACGAAGCTACCGGCTTAACCGGTCGTTATCTTAGCGATGCTCAGCTTCAGTTTAATAACGTTACCGGTGAGCCGCTCGTGACGCTTCAGTTCAATAGCGAAGGCGCGGATCTGTTCGCCGATATAACTCGCGAGAACCAAGGAAGGATCCTGGCGATATTCCTGGATGGTGTGCCAATTTCACAGCCGGTTATCCGTGACACGATCACGGGCGGTCAGGCACAGATATCAGGCGGATTTGGTGGGCCGGACGGTGTTGAGGAAGCGCGTGAGCTCATGAATAACCTTAAGTTCGGCGCACTGCCAATGCCGGTTTCGCTTGTGAACACGCAGACGATCGGTCCGACACTTGGTCAAGAGACATTGAATGCGGGTGTTTTTGCCGGTTTGATCGGTCTGGCTGGAGTGACACTGTTCTTACTTGCGTGGTATCGGCTCCCCGGACTCGTTGCTACTGTGTCACTTGTACTCTATATAGTACTTATGCTGGCCCTTTTTAAGATTTTGGGCATTACTCTGACCGCAGCCGGTATTGCCGGCTTTATTCTCTCGGTCGGTATGGCGGTTGATGCAAATGTTTTAATATTTGAGCGTCTCAAAGAAGAGCGTCGGGCTGGTCGCGATCTTCAGGATGCAATTCACGCCGGTTTTGCTCGGGCATGGCCGTCGATCCGTGACGCTAACATCTCAAGCATCATCAGTGCGGTGATTCTGTACTGGATGGGCACATCACTGGTAAAAGGGTTTGCACTGGTGTTCGGGATCGGTGTGCTGGTATCTATGCTCACCGCTATCACGGTGAGCCGCACATTACTGCTTGCACTCGCGAGTGAACAGGTAGGGAAGACCACCGCTTTGCTTTTTGGTTCCGGAGCTGAAACAACGAGATCGCAGGATACGAAATACTAAATACCTGCCTGCGCAGGCAGGCTGAATACTTCACTTCAACACTAACACTATGTTTATCACTCAGAACAAAACAATATTCTTTGCTGTTGCCGGCGGACTTGCGGCGCTCGCTCTTGTAGCGATCCTGTCGTTCGGTCTTAAATTCGGCATTGAATTTACCGGTGGTTCTACTTTTGAGGTGAGATACGAGACTGAGCGCCCGGCCCAGGAACGAGTTGAAGGAGTCATCACGCCGCTATTCGATCGCAGCGTATCTGTGCGCCCGGCGGGTGACAGCTCATACATTATCCAGACACCGTTTGTTCAAGACGATGAGCACAGCGAGGTTATGGAACAGCTGTCATTCGGGGGAGAGTT from Candidatus Paceibacterota bacterium includes the following:
- the secD gene encoding protein translocase subunit SecD, producing MIAKYRFSALIILLLLVGLGYFIYSTQTTEDSNFPFQLGLDLSGGTELIYEADVSELSEGDVDGAMQSLREVIERRVNALGTGSPIVQTEQAGVLTGEISHRLVVELPGVTNIEEATAMIGETPVLEFKLLREGASPIDGAGIEVQTSDGTSTLQAQNGTSTDASSDDRYEATGLTGRYLSDAQLQFNNVTGEPLVTLQFNSEGADLFADITRENQGRILAIFLDGVPISQPVIRDTITGGQAQISGGFGGPDGVEEARELMNNLKFGALPMPVSLVNTQTIGPTLGQETLNAGVFAGLIGLAGVTLFLLAWYRLPGLVATVSLVLYIVLMLALFKILGITLTAAGIAGFILSVGMAVDANVLIFERLKEERRAGRDLQDAIHAGFARAWPSIRDANISSIISAVILYWMGTSLVKGFALVFGIGVLVSMLTAITVSRTLLLALASEQVGKTTALLFGSGAETTRSQDTKY